One stretch of Amycolatopsis sp. 195334CR DNA includes these proteins:
- a CDS encoding acyl-CoA dehydrogenase → MPIAITEEQRALADSIRAWAADDHPVERLRADGASPACLAPLGRIGLFAVAVPEALGGAGAEVADAVAGLEATAEALVPGPVFGGLLAALVLGRAADTPAAKELVPALADGSATAAVSWSPLTALPGVDGGLLVTGETAPVLDAGPAAHLLLTAGDQWFVLPPGFPGVEITAVESMDTSRALGVIRLTGAAVPADALIPVSGDVRALAAALAAAEAAGIAQWCLRTAVDYAKVREQFGRPIGSFQAIKHLCAEMLCRAEATAALAWDAARAADGGQREFTAATAAGFALDAAVENAKDCVQVLGGIGFTWEHDAHLYLRRAITMRQVLGGGAYWRRRAAELALGGVRRQGDSTTASDPEIRALAEEIAALPRAEQRVKLAETGLLAPHWPEPYGLGATAARQLVIDAELDRAGVTRPELIIGAWAAPTILEHGTDAQREKYVGPTLRGEITWCQLFSEPGAGSDLASLRTKAIRADGGWRISGQKVWTSLADKADWAICLARTDPDAPQHRGITYFLVDMRADGIEVRPLREITGEERFNEVFLDDVFVPDEQVVGAVNGGWRLARTTLANERVAMGSGTLVGEGVERLVEHLRGTEDPVLLDRLGALIAEGAAGSLLGLRGTLRQLAGQDPGPESSVRKLIGVRHRQEVAETTMEVVGLQGEATAAAQYEFLVSRCLSIAGGTTQVLRNVAAERLLGLPRA, encoded by the coding sequence GTGCCGATCGCCATCACCGAGGAGCAGCGGGCGCTGGCGGACTCGATCCGGGCGTGGGCGGCCGATGACCACCCGGTGGAACGCCTCCGCGCGGACGGCGCGTCCCCGGCCTGCCTGGCCCCGCTCGGGCGCATCGGCCTGTTCGCGGTAGCCGTGCCGGAGGCGCTCGGCGGCGCGGGAGCCGAGGTGGCCGACGCGGTCGCCGGCCTCGAGGCCACCGCCGAAGCGCTGGTGCCGGGACCGGTTTTCGGCGGCCTCCTCGCCGCGCTGGTGCTCGGCCGGGCGGCGGACACCCCGGCGGCCAAGGAACTCGTGCCCGCGCTGGCCGACGGCTCGGCGACCGCGGCGGTGTCCTGGTCCCCGCTGACCGCACTGCCCGGAGTGGACGGTGGCCTGCTGGTCACCGGCGAAACCGCGCCCGTGCTGGACGCCGGTCCGGCCGCGCACCTGCTGTTGACCGCGGGGGACCAGTGGTTCGTGCTGCCGCCCGGCTTTCCCGGCGTGGAGATCACCGCCGTCGAATCGATGGACACCTCCCGCGCGCTGGGCGTGATCCGGCTCACGGGCGCGGCTGTGCCCGCCGACGCGCTGATCCCCGTATCGGGTGATGTCCGGGCACTCGCGGCCGCGCTGGCCGCCGCCGAAGCCGCCGGCATCGCGCAGTGGTGCCTGCGCACGGCGGTCGACTACGCCAAGGTCCGCGAGCAGTTCGGTCGCCCGATCGGGTCGTTCCAGGCGATCAAGCACCTGTGCGCGGAAATGCTCTGCCGGGCCGAGGCCACCGCCGCGCTGGCCTGGGACGCGGCGCGCGCGGCGGACGGCGGCCAGCGGGAGTTCACCGCCGCGACCGCCGCGGGGTTCGCGCTCGACGCCGCGGTGGAGAACGCGAAGGACTGCGTCCAGGTGCTCGGCGGCATCGGCTTCACCTGGGAACACGACGCCCACCTGTACCTGCGCCGCGCGATCACCATGCGCCAGGTGCTCGGCGGGGGCGCGTACTGGCGGCGCCGGGCCGCTGAACTCGCGCTCGGCGGAGTCCGCCGCCAAGGCGACTCCACCACGGCCTCCGACCCGGAAATCCGGGCGCTGGCCGAGGAAATCGCCGCGTTGCCCCGTGCGGAGCAACGCGTGAAGCTGGCGGAGACCGGCCTGCTCGCTCCACATTGGCCGGAGCCGTACGGCCTCGGCGCGACCGCGGCCCGTCAGCTGGTCATCGACGCCGAACTGGACCGCGCGGGGGTGACCCGGCCGGAGTTGATCATCGGCGCCTGGGCCGCGCCCACCATCCTGGAGCACGGCACCGACGCGCAACGCGAGAAGTACGTCGGGCCGACGCTGCGCGGGGAGATCACGTGGTGCCAGCTGTTCAGCGAACCGGGCGCCGGTTCGGACCTGGCTTCCCTGCGCACCAAGGCGATCCGGGCCGACGGTGGCTGGCGGATCTCGGGGCAGAAGGTGTGGACCTCGCTCGCGGACAAAGCCGACTGGGCGATCTGCCTGGCGCGCACCGATCCGGACGCCCCGCAGCACCGCGGCATCACCTACTTCCTGGTCGACATGCGCGCCGACGGCATCGAGGTCCGGCCGCTGCGGGAGATCACCGGGGAAGAGCGGTTCAACGAGGTGTTCCTCGACGACGTCTTCGTGCCGGACGAGCAGGTCGTCGGTGCGGTGAACGGCGGCTGGCGGCTCGCGCGCACCACGCTGGCCAACGAACGGGTCGCGATGGGCTCGGGCACGCTGGTCGGCGAGGGCGTGGAACGACTGGTCGAGCACCTGCGCGGCACCGAGGACCCGGTGCTGCTGGACCGGCTCGGCGCGCTGATCGCCGAGGGGGCCGCCGGTTCGCTGCTGGGACTGCGCGGCACGCTGCGGCAGCTGGCCGGGCAGGACCCCGGCCCGGAATCCAGCGTGCGCAAGCTGATCGGCGTGCGGCACCGGCAGGAGGTCGCCGAGACCACGATGGAAGTCGTTGGCCTGCAAGGGGAAGCCACCGCGGCGGCGCAGTACGAGTTCCTCGTCTCGCGGTGCCTGAGCATCGCCGGCGGCACCACCCAGGTCCTGCGGAACGTGGCCGCCGAACGCCTGCTGGGCCTCCCTCGCGCGTAA
- a CDS encoding DEAD/DEAH box helicase: MELAPGTQALFVPSDPPRDGVLALWGHGGGDTPIDLVLPKDQAYRRTQVAASVLPVAEAVRVLLGAGEHASATVTAWAEVVAAGLNLVARGRVEPDGTSWRAGPLEVDDALRLTELAEALPPEALALPLSGLKRVRLHSPESLVRAVWDAIADLLAENESVRLVLRVEPVDDGFAGVLAVRGSDPGLVLDVAEFGEAPEVVRSLFGEHVQVRVALALRRGAVAWPPLARAVGGVVELADHEVVALLRGGGPLGIEVLWPKDLFEGVPKIRASVRVPSDSPAQLTLSRMLDFRWQVSIGDEDLTDAEVAALAEAKRPLVRLRGRWVRADSLLLARLRARAPVSEADALAAALTGSLEVDGEQVEFATPSVLTGLLERIRAAPEVVVEPPEGLHGTLRPYQLSGLAWLVRMTELGLGGCLADDMGLGKTIQLIALHLHRRAGPTLVLCPASLLGNWEREFARFAPSVPVRQFHGGKRSLDGLAGNEVVLATYGVLLRDRATLATVDWGLVAADEAQQVKNALSKTARELRKLPSAARIALTGTPMENRLSELWSILDWTTPGLLGTAERFRQRFARPIERHADQAATDRLAAVVRPFLLRRRKTDPDVAPELPAKTETDLFVPLTREQVTLYEAVVRENLAAIKDTSGITRRAQVLKLLTELKQICNHPAQYLKEPGALDGRSGKLAAVEELLEVMLEAGEQVLVFSQYVAMCRLLEGWLRERGLPVQVLSGSVPVGERDRMVQRFQSGEVPVFLLSLKAGGVGLNLTRATQVIHYDRWWNPAVEDQATDRAHRIGQERPVQVHRLIAEGTVEERVATLLARKRALTDAIIGHGEDWLTSLSDADLAALVHLT; encoded by the coding sequence ATGGAGCTCGCTCCCGGAACCCAGGCCCTCTTCGTGCCGTCCGACCCGCCTCGCGACGGTGTGCTCGCCCTGTGGGGGCACGGCGGCGGTGACACGCCGATCGACCTGGTCCTGCCCAAGGACCAGGCCTACCGCCGCACCCAGGTGGCCGCCTCGGTGCTGCCCGTGGCCGAGGCGGTCCGCGTGCTGCTCGGCGCCGGTGAGCACGCCAGCGCCACGGTCACCGCGTGGGCCGAGGTGGTGGCGGCCGGGCTGAACCTGGTCGCCCGAGGCCGGGTCGAGCCGGACGGCACGAGTTGGCGGGCCGGGCCGCTCGAAGTGGACGACGCGCTGCGGCTGACCGAGCTGGCGGAAGCGCTGCCGCCGGAGGCGCTCGCGCTGCCGTTGTCGGGGCTGAAACGGGTCCGGCTGCACTCGCCGGAGTCGCTGGTGCGGGCGGTCTGGGACGCCATCGCCGATCTGCTCGCCGAGAACGAGTCCGTGCGCCTGGTGTTGCGGGTGGAACCGGTGGACGACGGTTTCGCCGGGGTGCTCGCGGTGCGTGGGAGCGATCCGGGGTTGGTGCTGGACGTGGCCGAGTTCGGCGAGGCGCCGGAAGTGGTGCGCTCGTTGTTCGGTGAGCACGTCCAGGTGCGGGTGGCGCTGGCGTTGCGGCGTGGGGCGGTGGCGTGGCCGCCGCTGGCGCGGGCGGTGGGCGGGGTGGTCGAGCTGGCCGATCACGAGGTCGTGGCGTTGTTGCGCGGTGGCGGTCCGCTGGGCATCGAGGTGCTGTGGCCGAAGGATCTGTTCGAGGGCGTGCCGAAGATCCGGGCGTCGGTGCGGGTGCCGTCGGATTCGCCGGCGCAGCTCACGCTGAGCCGGATGCTCGACTTCCGGTGGCAGGTCAGCATCGGGGACGAGGACCTGACCGACGCCGAGGTGGCCGCGCTGGCCGAGGCGAAACGCCCCCTGGTGCGGTTGCGGGGGCGTTGGGTGCGGGCGGATTCGCTGCTGCTGGCGAGGTTGCGGGCGCGGGCGCCGGTGAGCGAGGCGGACGCGCTGGCCGCCGCGCTCACCGGATCGCTCGAAGTGGACGGTGAGCAGGTCGAGTTCGCCACGCCGTCGGTGCTCACCGGCCTGCTGGAGCGGATCCGCGCCGCGCCCGAGGTGGTGGTGGAGCCGCCGGAAGGGCTGCACGGCACGCTTCGCCCGTACCAGCTGAGCGGGCTGGCGTGGCTGGTGCGGATGACCGAGCTGGGGTTGGGCGGGTGCCTGGCCGACGACATGGGGCTGGGCAAGACGATCCAGCTGATCGCGCTGCACCTGCACCGGCGGGCGGGGCCCACGCTGGTGCTGTGCCCGGCGTCGCTGCTGGGCAACTGGGAGCGCGAGTTCGCGCGGTTCGCGCCGTCGGTGCCGGTGCGCCAGTTCCATGGGGGCAAGCGCAGCCTCGACGGGCTGGCCGGGAACGAGGTGGTGCTGGCCACCTACGGGGTGCTGCTGCGTGATCGCGCGACACTGGCCACAGTGGACTGGGGACTGGTCGCCGCAGACGAGGCGCAGCAGGTGAAGAACGCGCTGTCGAAGACCGCGCGGGAGTTGCGCAAACTGCCCTCGGCGGCACGCATCGCGTTGACCGGCACGCCGATGGAGAACCGGCTGTCCGAGCTGTGGTCCATTTTGGACTGGACAACGCCGGGGCTGCTGGGCACCGCCGAACGGTTCCGGCAGCGGTTCGCCCGGCCGATCGAACGCCACGCCGACCAGGCGGCGACCGATCGGCTGGCCGCGGTGGTGCGGCCGTTCCTGTTGCGGCGGCGCAAAACCGACCCGGACGTCGCGCCGGAGCTGCCCGCCAAGACCGAGACCGATCTGTTCGTGCCGCTGACCCGCGAGCAGGTGACCTTGTACGAGGCGGTGGTCAGGGAGAACCTGGCCGCGATCAAGGACACCAGCGGCATCACGCGGCGGGCGCAGGTGCTCAAGCTGCTGACCGAGCTGAAGCAGATCTGCAACCACCCGGCGCAGTACCTGAAGGAGCCGGGTGCGCTCGACGGCCGGTCGGGAAAGCTGGCGGCGGTCGAGGAGTTGCTGGAGGTGATGCTGGAGGCGGGGGAGCAGGTGCTGGTGTTCAGCCAGTACGTGGCGATGTGCCGGTTGCTGGAGGGGTGGCTGCGCGAGCGGGGGCTGCCGGTGCAGGTGCTGTCGGGTTCGGTGCCGGTGGGGGAGCGGGACCGCATGGTCCAGCGGTTCCAGTCGGGGGAGGTGCCGGTGTTCCTGTTGTCGCTGAAGGCAGGCGGGGTCGGCCTGAACCTGACCCGCGCGACGCAGGTAATCCACTACGACCGCTGGTGGAACCCGGCGGTGGAGGACCAGGCGACGGACCGCGCGCACCGGATCGGCCAGGAGCGGCCGGTGCAGGTGCACCGCCTGATCGCCGAAGGCACCGTGGAGGAACGCGTCGCCACCCTGCTGGCCAGGAAACGCGCCCTGACCGACGCCATCATCGGCCACGGGGAAGACTGGCTAACCTCTCTGAGCGATGCGGACCTGGCCGCCCTGGTCCACCTGACCTGA
- a CDS encoding NAD(P)H-dependent oxidoreductase, with the protein MNVLWVFAHPDQASLSGVLRDEGVRALVEAGHEVRMSDLYAMKWKAVVDRDDFPEETASRTIAAASRQAYDDGTLSADIRAEQEKLRWADTVVLQFPLWWYSMPAIMKGWVDRVFVKGFGYGVSDPSSGRTLRYGEGVLAGKRALVVLTAGSREPAFGPRGINGQLDLALFPLLHGTLWYTGMDVLPPVAIYGADRVNPAQLEAASSLVRSKVLTAGTDAPLPYRTQNGGDYDSDLVLLPHHSPDSTGLGVHYHSV; encoded by the coding sequence ATGAACGTGCTTTGGGTTTTCGCGCATCCGGACCAGGCCTCGCTCAGCGGCGTGCTGCGTGATGAGGGCGTGCGGGCGCTGGTCGAGGCCGGCCACGAGGTCCGGATGTCGGATCTGTACGCGATGAAGTGGAAGGCCGTGGTCGACCGGGACGACTTCCCGGAGGAGACCGCTTCGCGGACGATCGCCGCGGCCTCCCGGCAGGCCTACGACGACGGCACGCTCAGCGCCGACATCCGTGCGGAGCAGGAGAAGCTGCGCTGGGCGGACACCGTGGTGCTGCAGTTCCCGCTGTGGTGGTACAGCATGCCCGCGATCATGAAGGGCTGGGTGGACCGGGTTTTCGTGAAGGGCTTCGGGTACGGCGTGAGCGACCCGTCGTCCGGCCGGACCCTGCGGTACGGCGAGGGCGTGCTAGCCGGGAAGCGGGCGCTGGTGGTGCTGACCGCGGGCAGCCGGGAACCGGCGTTCGGGCCGAGGGGGATCAACGGGCAGCTGGACCTGGCGCTTTTCCCGTTGCTGCACGGGACTCTGTGGTACACGGGGATGGACGTGCTCCCGCCGGTGGCCATCTACGGTGCGGACCGGGTAAACCCCGCTCAGCTGGAGGCGGCGTCCTCCCTGGTCCGCTCGAAGGTCCTCACCGCCGGGACCGACGCGCCCCTCCCGTACCGCACCCAAAACGGCGGCGACTACGACTCGGACCTGGTCCTGCTGCCGCACCACTCCCCCGATTCGACGGGCCTCGGGGTGCACTACCACTCGGTCTGA
- a CDS encoding GlxA family transcriptional regulator yields the protein MSRVAALVRHGVMPLELGIVHQMFGRAAAPGGEPLYEVVTCALTPGEVRTDADFPIHVDAGPEVLEKADTVLILASHEPDETETDGRLSAELADAFARIRPGTRIASICTGAFVLAAAGLLDGKRATTHWKSAEDFRRLYPRVDLDPDVLYTDNGDVLTSAGEAAGIDLCLHMIRCDHGVAVANEVARTTVVPPHREGGQAQYIPRPVPAERASATGGARAWALAHLDRPLTRHDLAKQASMSVRTFTRRFADEVGMPPARWLTQQRVERARQLLEETDLPVDRVAEKAGFGTASSLRQHLQAALGVSPSSYRTTFRGGLP from the coding sequence ATGTCACGCGTCGCCGCTCTCGTGCGTCACGGGGTGATGCCGCTGGAGCTGGGCATCGTGCACCAGATGTTCGGCCGGGCCGCCGCGCCCGGCGGCGAGCCCCTCTACGAGGTCGTGACCTGCGCACTCACCCCCGGCGAGGTCCGCACCGACGCCGACTTCCCGATCCACGTCGACGCCGGGCCGGAGGTGCTGGAGAAGGCCGACACCGTCCTCATCCTCGCCTCCCACGAGCCCGACGAGACCGAGACCGACGGCCGACTCTCCGCCGAGCTGGCCGACGCGTTCGCCCGCATCCGGCCCGGGACGCGCATCGCTTCGATCTGCACCGGCGCGTTCGTGCTGGCCGCCGCCGGGTTGCTCGACGGCAAGCGGGCGACCACGCACTGGAAGTCGGCCGAGGACTTCCGCCGCCTGTACCCGCGCGTCGACCTGGACCCGGACGTGCTCTACACCGACAACGGCGACGTGCTCACCTCGGCGGGCGAGGCCGCGGGCATCGACCTCTGCCTGCACATGATCCGCTGCGACCACGGCGTCGCGGTGGCCAACGAAGTGGCGCGGACCACAGTGGTGCCGCCCCACCGCGAGGGCGGCCAGGCCCAGTACATCCCGCGCCCGGTACCGGCGGAGCGCGCCTCGGCCACCGGCGGCGCGCGGGCCTGGGCGCTGGCGCACCTCGACCGGCCGCTCACCCGCCACGACCTGGCGAAGCAGGCGTCGATGAGCGTGCGCACCTTCACCCGCCGCTTCGCCGACGAGGTCGGCATGCCCCCGGCGCGCTGGCTCACCCAGCAACGCGTCGAACGCGCCCGCCAGCTGCTGGAGGAGACCGACCTCCCGGTGGACCGCGTGGCCGAGAAAGCAGGCTTCGGCACGGCCTCCTCCCTGCGCCAGCACCTGCAGGCCGCGCTGGGCGTTTCGCCGAGCAGTTACCGGACGACCTTCCGCGGGGGCTTGCCGTAG
- the kstR gene encoding cholesterol catabolism transcriptional regulator KstR — protein MAKQKAPMGTLNGDELGSAAQRDRRKRIVDATLALASKGGYDAVQMRAVAERADVALGTLYRYFPSKIHLLVSGLAREFERAQEKLQRGAIPGDTPTERLMFVLGRNTRLMQRDPHLTEAMVRAFMFADTTAATEVEHVGRLMENMFATAMGIDDPTEADRDIFHVIADVWMANLVAWVTRRASAADVANRLELSVHLLLDK, from the coding sequence ATGGCCAAGCAGAAGGCCCCCATGGGCACGCTGAACGGCGACGAGCTGGGCTCGGCCGCCCAGCGCGACCGTCGCAAGCGGATCGTCGACGCCACGCTGGCGCTGGCCTCCAAGGGCGGCTACGACGCGGTGCAGATGCGGGCCGTCGCCGAACGCGCGGACGTGGCGCTGGGCACCCTGTACCGGTACTTCCCGTCGAAGATCCACCTGCTGGTTTCCGGGCTGGCCAGGGAGTTCGAGCGCGCGCAGGAGAAGCTGCAGCGCGGCGCCATCCCCGGCGACACGCCGACCGAGCGGCTGATGTTCGTGCTGGGGCGCAACACCCGGCTGATGCAGCGCGACCCGCACCTGACCGAGGCGATGGTGCGCGCGTTCATGTTCGCCGACACCACCGCGGCCACCGAGGTCGAGCACGTCGGGCGGCTGATGGAGAACATGTTCGCCACCGCGATGGGCATCGACGACCCGACCGAGGCCGACCGCGACATCTTCCACGTGATCGCCGACGTCTGGATGGCGAACCTGGTCGCCTGGGTGACCCGGCGGGCGTCGGCCGCGGACGTGGCGAACCGCCTCGAACTCTCGGTGCACCTGCTACTGGACAAGTGA
- a CDS encoding acyl-CoA dehydrogenase family protein, translating to MDFTPGAHEAAVTELAAQILRGEADSWPALAKSGLLALSLPADLGGDGLGVAEVCALLTEIGRAAADVPALPALALGALPLDAFGTPEQRAAFLPGVGDGTEVLTAALHEPSAPFPSRPSTTASQANGGWLLNGMKTAVPRAAEATRILVPASLPVGTGVFLVDPKAPGVTVEESYHSGGTPEHRLTFAEVPLDERNLLGGTLDGVHRFAIAGTLATLDGLLAGALELTTQHIGERVQFGRPLAAFQAVAQQIADVYIASRTVHLSTTSAIWRLATGRDADEELDVAAYWATEQVPLAMGICHHLHGGLGVDTSYPMHRYSAAAKDLVRFLGGHAHRLGELAGRA from the coding sequence GTGGACTTCACCCCCGGTGCGCACGAGGCCGCGGTCACCGAACTGGCGGCGCAGATCCTGCGTGGTGAAGCCGATTCCTGGCCCGCGCTGGCCAAGTCCGGCCTGCTCGCCCTCTCGCTGCCCGCCGACCTCGGCGGGGACGGGCTCGGTGTCGCCGAAGTCTGCGCCCTGCTCACCGAGATCGGCCGCGCCGCCGCGGACGTCCCGGCCCTGCCCGCGCTCGCCCTGGGCGCGTTGCCGCTCGACGCCTTCGGCACCCCCGAACAACGCGCCGCGTTCCTGCCCGGCGTGGGTGACGGCACCGAAGTGCTTACCGCCGCGCTGCACGAGCCGTCGGCACCGTTCCCGTCGCGACCGTCGACCACGGCGTCGCAGGCGAACGGCGGCTGGCTGCTCAACGGCATGAAAACCGCGGTACCCCGCGCCGCCGAAGCCACGCGGATCCTCGTGCCCGCCTCGCTGCCGGTCGGCACCGGCGTGTTCCTGGTGGATCCGAAGGCACCCGGGGTGACCGTCGAGGAGTCGTACCACTCCGGTGGCACCCCCGAGCACCGGCTGACCTTCGCGGAAGTCCCGCTGGACGAACGGAACCTGCTCGGCGGCACGCTCGACGGCGTGCACCGGTTCGCCATCGCCGGCACGCTCGCCACGCTCGACGGCCTGCTCGCCGGCGCGCTGGAGCTGACCACCCAGCACATCGGGGAGCGGGTGCAGTTCGGCAGGCCGCTGGCCGCCTTCCAAGCCGTCGCCCAGCAGATCGCCGACGTCTACATCGCTTCGCGGACCGTGCACCTGAGCACCACCTCGGCGATCTGGCGGCTGGCGACCGGCCGCGACGCCGACGAGGAACTCGACGTCGCCGCGTACTGGGCCACCGAGCAGGTGCCGCTGGCCATGGGCATCTGCCACCACCTCCACGGCGGCCTCGGCGTGGACACGAGCTATCCGATGCACCGCTATTCGGCCGCCGCCAAGGATCTCGTGCGGTTCCTCGGCGGCCACGCACACCGGCTCGGCGAGCTGGCGGGGAGGGCCTGA